One Thermoproteota archaeon genomic window carries:
- a CDS encoding ABC transporter permease subunit (The N-terminal region of this protein, as described by TIGR01726, is a three transmembrane segment that identifies a subfamily of ABC transporter permease subunits, which specificities that include histidine, arginine, glutamine, glutamate, L-cystine (sic), the opines (in Agrobacterium) octopine and nopaline, etc.) — MEGFLTTVEMTFLGLAGGFVLGILSALGDVYGTKLMKVIIAGYVEFFRGSPLIVQLLFFYFSIPALTGLNWDAFTAGAVTLMLNSGAYQKGYFKGAIEAVFKDQL, encoded by the coding sequence ATAGAGGGATTCCTAACCACCGTGGAGATGACCTTCCTGGGACTGGCAGGGGGCTTCGTTCTAGGCATTCTTTCAGCCCTAGGGGATGTCTATGGGACCAAGCTGATGAAGGTGATCATTGCGGGCTATGTGGAGTTCTTCAGGGGAAGCCCGCTGATAGTCCAACTTCTGTTCTTCTACTTCTCCATACCGGCCCTGACAGGCCTTAACTGGGACGCGTTCACCGCTGGCGCCGTGACGCTCATGCTGAACAGCGGTGCTTACCAGAAGGGCTACTTCAAGGGGGCGATAGAGGCCGTCTTCAAGGACCAGCTG